The nucleotide window GGTGAAGGCCCAACAAATCGGTGATGAAGAAGAGTTTGTGATTGCTCTGATGAAAGAAACGAAGGTCTTTATTCATCCCGGATATTTTTATGATTATGAAATAGGGGTGCATGGAGTGATTTCGTTTTTGTGTAGTCCTGACAAGTTGAAAGTTGGACTGGGAAAATTGAAGGTTTTTTTAAGCTAGAAAAACGATTTAAGGAGGCGATTCATCTGCCCAATAGCATAGAGAGGTAAAGAAAGAATTTTGTCATGAAGGCTGAGAGGGTGAGCAGAAAAACGAACAGCCCTGCTACTTTGATTTTCTTCCATAAAAATTCTGAGACTCCTGAGCGCACCTGTGCTTCCCGCCTTTACTTCAATAGGAATAATTTTAGCCCCTAGCGTCACCAAATAATCAATCTCGGCCTGGCTATTTTTCTTATCGCGGGCCCAAAAATAAAGCGGTCTTTCTTCGTGCGGATCCGCAGAGGCAATCAGCTCTTGAGCTACCACTTGCTCTGCCACCGCTCCTGCATTGATCGCCATAAAATCTTCACTCAGTGCGATATCGACATCTAAGCCACAAGCTCGTTGCATCAGCCCCACATCCAAAAAAGCAATCTTGAATTTATTGTCATTTACCTGAAAAGGTAATCCATGAGAAGAAGCAGCGGAAACTCGATGCACAACCCCAGCTTGTGTCAGCAGAAAAAGAGCTTCTTTCAAATCCCTCGAAGGCGACTCTCGATCTACCTCTGAAAATTTATAACGCTGCCCCACCATTCGAGGAGCGGAAAGAAATACCTTTTGCAAATTTGAAATCTGCAAACGAGATTTTGCATATTTTCCAAAATCATCCCGATAAGTTTGTAAAAGTAAAGTTTGTTGATCTTGATAATTCTTTGAATGCGGATCTGCCAGGTAAGCCTTGAGCACCGCAGGCATGCCGCCGATACGACAGTAATCTCTAAAAATTTTAAGAAGCTTTTCGTGAATAATTTCGGAGAGAGGATTTTCTATACTTATTTCTTTGAGAGATTGGCGAAGTGGTTCTTCCCCCAAGGCCGACAAAAATTCTTCAAAAGAAAAAGGCTGCAGATAAAGATATTGCACCCGCCCCACAGGCATACGAAAAGTTTTATCGCTGAGACAAAATTCCAAGAGAGATCCTGCTGCAATCACAGCAAGCTCCGGCATCTTTTCGTAAAAATAACGAAGCGCTGTAATGGCAGAGGGGCACTCTTGAATTTCATCTAAAAAAAGTAGACTGCTAGGAGCTTGAATAGAAACATTCAAAAACAGACTTAAATCTCTAATGATTTTTTGGGGGTCTAAGGTCTCAAAAACTTTCTTCAACTCCGGTTGTAACTCAAAATTAATTTCTACAATCTCATCAAAATTTTCTTTTCCAAAATCGCGAATTAAGTGGGTCTTTCCTACTTGCCTAGCTCCGCGCAAAAGCAGGGGTTTTCGGTCGAGGTTTTGCTTCCATTGAGGTAGCACGTTTTGGCTTAAATCTCTTATCATCCCATGATATTAAACAAATTTGTATAAAATACAAGGTTGTTTTAGACAAATATGTCTAAAAATATGGTTTAATCCCCTAAAATTGGACTCCGTCACTCATTACCTGGTTCCTCCCCTTTATTTCAAAAGGGGAGGTCAGGAGGGGTTGACCTTCAAAATATTCGACTCCGTCACCCATTTCTTCTGGCTCAAGTTTGCTGGCGGCCCACACAAACGAAGGAATTTGGTGTGGTAAAAACTTTAGTTTATTTTTTAAACATCATAAAAACTGGCTGATAAGGGCTTTCGAGTTCTACATAACTTGTAAAAAAATGCTTTAATCCTGTAGAAGTAATCAAATGCCTCCAAGCTCTAGAGTTAAGGAAATGCCCAGGATTTGGTACTTCTGGAAGATCTA belongs to Deltaproteobacteria bacterium and includes:
- a CDS encoding ATP-binding protein, which gives rise to MLPQWKQNLDRKPLLLRGARQVGKTHLIRDFGKENFDEIVEINFELQPELKKVFETLDPQKIIRDLSLFLNVSIQAPSSLLFLDEIQECPSAITALRYFYEKMPELAVIAAGSLLEFCLSDKTFRMPVGRVQYLYLQPFSFEEFLSALGEEPLRQSLKEISIENPLSEIIHEKLLKIFRDYCRIGGMPAVLKAYLADPHSKNYQDQQTLLLQTYRDDFGKYAKSRLQISNLQKVFLSAPRMVGQRYKFSEVDRESPSRDLKEALFLLTQAGVVHRVSAASSHGLPFQVNDNKFKIAFLDVGLMQRACGLDVDIALSEDFMAINAGAVAEQVVAQELIASADPHEERPLYFWARDKKNSQAEIDYLVTLGAKIIPIEVKAGSTGALRSLRIFMEENQSSRAVRFSAHPLSLHDKILSLPLYAIGQMNRLLKSFF